A single Neospora caninum Liverpool complete genome, chromosome VIIb DNA region contains:
- a CDS encoding Zgc:123215, related, translating into MAKDAAAGDEKKRRNGRKKKDPNAPRRALSAFMFFAKEKRTEIVAAHPELKSQMTKVGKMVGEAWGKLTPEERKPFEEKAAQDKARYLTEKQEFEQKH; encoded by the coding sequence ATGGCGAAGGAcgcagcagctggagacgagaagaagaggaggaatggcaggaagaagaaggaccCGAACGCGCCCCGGCGCGCGCTGTCAGCCTTCATGTTTTtcgcgaaggagaagcgaacggaaATCGTCGCCGCGCACCCCGAGCTGAAGTCTCAGATGACAAAGGTCGGGAAAATGGTCGGCGAGGCGTGGGGGAAGTTGACCcccgaggaaaggaagccgttcgaggagaaggcagccCAAGACAAGGCCCGCTACCTGACTGAGAAGCAGGAATTCGAGCAGAAACACTGA